A region from the Pseudomonas sp. KU26590 genome encodes:
- the nusB gene encoding transcription antitermination factor NusB, translating into MINDESDQFNPRDPRAADAGKPSKSEKRRAARQMATQALYQRHMAGQSLNEIEAQFRVDNDFTSVDASYFHDILHGVPANQDKIDAALAPCLDLTIEELDPVELAVLRLSTWELLERIDVPYRVVINEGIELAKVYGSTDGHKFVNGVLDKLAPRLREVEVKAHKR; encoded by the coding sequence GTGATTAACGACGAAAGCGATCAGTTCAACCCGCGTGATCCACGTGCGGCAGACGCTGGCAAGCCATCCAAAAGCGAAAAGCGTCGTGCAGCTCGCCAGATGGCCACTCAAGCCCTGTACCAGCGCCACATGGCGGGTCAGTCGCTAAACGAGATCGAAGCACAGTTCCGCGTCGATAACGATTTCACTTCCGTCGATGCCAGCTATTTCCACGACATCCTGCACGGTGTCCCGGCCAATCAGGACAAGATCGACGCGGCGCTGGCGCCATGTCTGGACCTGACCATCGAGGAGCTGGACCCGGTTGAACTGGCAGTATTGCGCCTGTCGACCTGGGAACTGCTGGAGCGCATCGACGTGCCGTACCGCGTGGTCATCAACGAAGGCATCGAGCTGGCGAAAGTCTACGGTTCGACCGACGGCCACAAGTTCGTCAACGGCGTGCTCGACAAGCTGGCTCCGCGTCTGCGCGAAGTCGAAGTGAAGGCGCACAAGCGCTGA
- the thiL gene encoding thiamine-phosphate kinase, with translation MGEFELIRNYFAAAPCAQPGEGVALGIGDDCALLSVAAGEQLAISTDTLVAGVHFPDVCDPFLLGQRALGVSASDLAAMGASPLAFTLALTLPQVSADWLEAFARGLNTMAQGCGLRLIGGDTTRGPLSLTLTVFGTVPTGQALTRSGARPGDVLCVGGPLGDAAGALPLVLNQRSTEASTTQALLARYWSPQPQFELGMALRAKASAALDISDGLLADCGHIATASGVRLLVEREKVPMSDALLRFFGPDAALDAALSGGDDYRLAFTLPPSWLAELQASGLPVFVLGRVVEGHGVALIDALGQDVTPLTRGYQHFQETR, from the coding sequence ATGGGCGAGTTCGAGCTGATCCGCAATTACTTTGCCGCTGCGCCCTGTGCGCAGCCCGGCGAAGGCGTTGCACTGGGCATCGGCGACGACTGCGCCCTGCTGTCGGTGGCCGCTGGCGAGCAACTCGCGATATCCACTGACACGCTGGTCGCCGGGGTGCACTTCCCCGACGTCTGCGATCCTTTCCTGCTCGGCCAGCGCGCACTCGGCGTCTCGGCCAGCGACTTGGCGGCCATGGGCGCCAGTCCCCTCGCATTTACCCTTGCCCTGACCCTGCCGCAGGTTTCCGCCGACTGGCTGGAAGCGTTCGCACGCGGTTTGAACACCATGGCCCAAGGCTGCGGCCTGCGCCTTATCGGCGGCGACACAACGCGCGGGCCTTTGAGTCTGACCCTCACCGTCTTCGGCACCGTCCCGACCGGGCAGGCCCTGACCCGAAGCGGCGCGCGGCCCGGCGATGTGCTGTGCGTGGGCGGTCCGCTGGGCGACGCGGCCGGGGCGCTGCCGCTGGTGTTGAACCAGCGCAGCACCGAGGCGTCTACCACTCAGGCTTTGCTGGCGCGTTACTGGTCGCCTCAGCCGCAGTTCGAGTTGGGAATGGCATTGCGCGCCAAGGCCAGCGCGGCGCTGGACATCTCCGACGGACTGCTCGCCGATTGCGGGCATATCGCAACGGCTTCAGGCGTACGCTTGCTCGTTGAGCGCGAAAAGGTACCGATGTCTGACGCGCTGCTGAGGTTTTTCGGGCCTGATGCGGCGTTGGATGCGGCGCTTAGTGGGGGCGATGACTACAGACTGGCTTTCACGTTGCCGCCCTCATGGCTGGCTGAACTACAGGCTTCCGGATTGCCTGTTTTCGTTCTGGGTCGAGTGGTCGAAGGTCACGGCGTGGCGCTGATTGACGCACTTGGGCAGGACGTCACCCCGTTGACTCGGGGCTATCAACATTTTCAGGAGACACGGTGA
- a CDS encoding phosphatidylglycerophosphatase A: MTDHPNQVPAENVPPSVWTNPWHFLAFGFGSGTLPKAPGTWGSMVAVPFIPLWQMLPDWGYWLMLGLTMLFGFWLCGKVADDLRVHDHEGIVWDEMVGMWITLWLVPEGWVWLLVGFLVFRFFDILKPWPIHWIDKHVHGGVGIMLDDVLAGVFAWLAMQGLVWLWAVI; this comes from the coding sequence GTGACAGATCATCCTAATCAGGTCCCGGCGGAAAACGTTCCCCCGTCGGTATGGACCAATCCGTGGCATTTCCTGGCCTTCGGTTTCGGCTCCGGCACACTCCCCAAAGCGCCCGGCACCTGGGGCTCGATGGTCGCCGTGCCTTTTATTCCGCTGTGGCAAATGCTGCCGGACTGGGGCTATTGGCTGATGCTCGGCCTGACCATGCTGTTCGGCTTCTGGCTGTGCGGCAAGGTGGCCGACGACCTGCGCGTCCACGACCACGAAGGCATCGTCTGGGACGAAATGGTCGGCATGTGGATCACCTTGTGGCTGGTGCCCGAAGGTTGGGTCTGGCTGCTGGTGGGTTTCCTCGTGTTCCGCTTTTTCGACATCCTCAAGCCCTGGCCCATCCACTGGATCGACAAGCACGTGCACGGCGGCGTCGGCATCATGCTTGATGATGTTCTCGCCGGTGTTTTCGCGTGGCTGGCGATGCAAGGGCTGGTCTGGCTGTGGGCCGTGATCTAG
- a CDS encoding substrate-binding periplasmic protein: MRRPGVGWLLGLALLMTSAWATADAATPASVPDTPSDILLVSEHWIGYTESDGTGLGWDLMREIFEPAGVKVEQRIEPYTRAVGLVQRGEADAWVAAYKDEVEGTLYSKWNYDNDEIYTLGLASKPLPTLQTLGKYRLAWVRGYEFQHYLPNVLHFNEVPRRDHILPMLEYGRADLYIDAKPEMDFILAQSNDPQRYRLTYLTAIPLYLSFADSPRGHALRDLFDLRMGDLVHSGKLRPIFARWNHPYPFDADSGQPRAGVSH, encoded by the coding sequence ATGAGGCGTCCAGGCGTGGGATGGCTGCTGGGTCTGGCGTTGTTGATGACAAGTGCCTGGGCAACTGCCGACGCGGCAACCCCTGCATCGGTGCCCGACACACCCTCCGACATCCTGCTGGTGAGCGAGCACTGGATTGGCTACACCGAATCCGACGGGACCGGTCTGGGATGGGACCTGATGCGCGAGATATTCGAGCCGGCCGGCGTCAAGGTCGAGCAGCGCATCGAGCCCTACACCCGCGCGGTCGGGCTGGTGCAGCGGGGCGAAGCCGATGCTTGGGTGGCTGCCTACAAGGATGAGGTCGAGGGCACGCTCTACTCGAAGTGGAACTACGACAATGACGAGATTTACACGCTCGGCCTGGCGTCCAAGCCGCTTCCGACCCTGCAGACGCTGGGCAAATATCGCCTGGCCTGGGTGCGCGGCTACGAGTTTCAGCATTATCTGCCCAACGTATTGCACTTCAACGAAGTCCCCCGGCGCGATCACATTCTGCCGATGCTCGAATACGGGCGCGCTGACCTGTACATCGATGCCAAGCCGGAAATGGACTTCATCCTCGCCCAAAGTAACGACCCGCAGCGCTATCGACTGACTTACCTTACCGCCATTCCGTTGTACCTGAGCTTCGCCGACAGCCCTAGGGGCCATGCGCTGCGGGATCTGTTTGACCTGCGGATGGGCGACCTCGTGCACAGCGGCAAGCTGCGGCCGATCTTCGCGCGCTGGAATCACCCCTATCCGTTCGACGCAGACAGTGGTCAGCCCCGCGCTGGCGTTAGCCACTGA
- the ribA gene encoding GTP cyclohydrolase II, with amino-acid sequence MPVVFVAASKLPTPFATFKMNGFLEQENGREHVVLTLGDVSDGAPVLGRVHSECLTGDALFSQRCDCGSQLEAAMRAIATEGRGVLLYLRQEGRGIGLMNKIRAYELQDGGADTVEANERLGFAADQRDYGVCLPMLEHLGITSLRLMTNNPRKVNALTEMGITVAERVPLHTGHNPHNRLYLATKAGKLGHMMGNEHQSEADPA; translated from the coding sequence GTGCCCGTCGTATTTGTCGCGGCTTCCAAGCTGCCTACCCCCTTTGCCACTTTCAAGATGAACGGCTTTCTCGAGCAGGAAAACGGTCGCGAGCATGTCGTGCTGACCCTCGGCGATGTGTCAGATGGCGCTCCGGTGCTCGGCCGTGTGCATTCCGAATGCCTGACCGGTGATGCGCTGTTCAGTCAGCGCTGCGACTGCGGTTCCCAACTTGAAGCGGCAATGCGTGCAATCGCCACCGAAGGCCGTGGCGTACTGCTGTATCTGCGCCAGGAAGGCCGCGGCATCGGCTTGATGAACAAGATCCGCGCGTATGAATTGCAGGACGGCGGTGCCGACACCGTGGAAGCGAACGAGCGCCTGGGCTTCGCTGCTGACCAGCGCGATTACGGCGTTTGCCTGCCGATGCTCGAGCATCTGGGTATCACGTCCCTGCGTTTGATGACCAATAATCCGCGCAAGGTCAACGCGCTGACGGAGATGGGCATCACCGTCGCCGAGCGCGTGCCGCTGCACACCGGCCACAATCCGCACAACAGGCTTTATCTGGCGACCAAGGCCGGCAAGCTGGGTCACATGATGGGCAACGAGCATCAGAGCGAAGCCGATCCGGCGTGA
- a CDS encoding cobalamin-binding protein produces the protein MRPLIACLLLLIASQAGAAQRVVSLAPSLTEIVIELDAADLLVGVLDGGPRPEKAVGLPSVGRYGQLDIERLLSLQPDLVLLWPGSVSAAQRDQLKRLNIPTYTAEPHTLNELADQIEQMGERLDRADRGRQVARDFRQRLVALRGRYRREIPLKVFYQVWDQPLYTVGGGQIISDALTVCGARNVFDDLKLPAPQVSLESVLQRDPDVILASDAALLPAWKTWSQLKAVKAGRLIAVPDKGLERASGQMVGAVAKLCSVIAPER, from the coding sequence ATGCGCCCACTGATTGCCTGCCTGCTGTTGTTGATCGCGTCTCAGGCCGGCGCTGCCCAGCGCGTCGTCAGCCTTGCTCCCTCTCTGACTGAAATCGTTATCGAACTGGATGCCGCCGATCTGCTGGTCGGCGTACTCGACGGCGGCCCGCGCCCGGAAAAAGCAGTGGGCCTGCCTTCGGTGGGTCGATACGGGCAGCTCGACATCGAGCGTTTGCTCAGTTTGCAGCCGGATCTTGTGTTGCTATGGCCCGGCAGCGTCAGCGCGGCACAGCGCGATCAACTGAAGCGCCTGAACATTCCCACCTACACCGCCGAGCCCCACACGCTGAACGAGCTGGCTGATCAGATCGAACAAATGGGCGAGCGCCTTGACCGCGCCGATCGTGGACGGCAGGTGGCGAGGGACTTCCGCCAGCGACTGGTCGCGTTGCGTGGACGCTACCGACGCGAAATCCCTTTGAAAGTCTTTTACCAAGTGTGGGATCAGCCGCTTTATACGGTGGGCGGCGGGCAGATCATCAGCGATGCATTGACCGTGTGCGGGGCGCGCAACGTCTTTGACGACCTCAAACTGCCGGCGCCGCAGGTGAGTCTCGAGTCAGTGCTGCAACGCGATCCAGACGTGATTCTGGCCAGCGATGCTGCATTGCTGCCAGCATGGAAAACCTGGTCGCAGTTGAAGGCCGTGAAAGCCGGTCGCCTGATTGCCGTGCCCGATAAAGGCCTCGAACGAGCCAGCGGGCAGATGGTGGGCGCGGTAGCGAAGCTGTGCAGCGTGATAGCGCCAGAGCGCTAG
- a CDS encoding TonB-dependent receptor domain-containing protein, producing the protein MTPSRFALAFSLIPATQAFADQPDRESALKLDSVLISANRQVEQRDASTAANTVFTRADIERLQPGSVTDLLSRVPGVQVAPSGGRGSLPGVFIRGTKAAQTLVLVDGQRIANATSADSNLQYLDVEQIERVEVLRGSRSVIYGADAIGGVIQIFTRRGVEQGLQARLHTGFGNRGTQQQSLGLSGGDQQTHFNLSTSLDETAGIDRTGPSFASDDDHDAYRNKSLSLNLSHWLNDDVEVGFNGLDNRGKTEFDNPFGVFDPVTFNTVGQQQYSKFDLSSLGTYVDARINQTWKIRLELGHSENREKTLDKLSDDHYVFNTYRDSVNWQNDLTLDDRNSLMLGGDWYEDRVNSSTAFDEDSRWNRAAFIQHRFKGEHFSTELGLRHDQNEQFGSQNTWSGTLIVPLNDANDVLLSYSEGFRAPTFNDLYYPDFSNPNLKPEHSKTYELQWRTRLSETARLEASLYRTDLQDAIALDSDFRPQNIGSARINGFEASFEQQLFGWTGKLGGSVIDPRDRDTGHTLNRRARRTLNLDLDRQFDRLGVGASWKAVSDSYNEEANTQHIGGYALFGLRSSWKASDEVKLEFKLDNALDKRYSRTLYSFDGSNYGYREEGRTWMLGVTWTPEL; encoded by the coding sequence ATGACCCCTTCCCGCTTCGCCCTCGCCTTCTCCCTCATTCCCGCCACCCAGGCCTTTGCCGATCAGCCTGATCGCGAAAGCGCCTTGAAGCTGGACAGCGTGCTCATCAGCGCCAACCGCCAGGTCGAGCAGCGGGACGCCAGTACTGCGGCGAACACCGTGTTCACCCGCGCCGACATCGAGCGGCTGCAACCCGGCAGCGTCACCGACCTGCTGAGTCGCGTGCCCGGTGTGCAAGTGGCGCCCAGCGGCGGCCGGGGCAGTCTGCCGGGAGTTTTCATTCGCGGGACCAAGGCCGCGCAGACGCTGGTGTTGGTGGACGGCCAGCGCATTGCCAACGCCACTTCTGCGGACAGCAACCTGCAATACCTCGACGTGGAGCAGATCGAGCGCGTGGAAGTGCTGCGCGGGTCACGTTCGGTCATCTACGGCGCTGACGCCATTGGCGGCGTGATCCAGATCTTCACCCGACGCGGCGTCGAACAAGGCCTCCAGGCGCGCCTGCATACGGGTTTCGGCAATCGCGGCACGCAGCAGCAGAGCCTCGGTCTGTCGGGCGGCGATCAGCAGACGCATTTCAACCTCAGCACCAGCCTGGATGAAACGGCCGGCATCGACCGCACCGGCCCGTCCTTCGCCAGCGATGACGACCACGACGCCTACCGCAACAAATCACTGAGCCTGAACCTCAGCCACTGGCTCAACGACGACGTGGAAGTCGGCTTCAACGGGCTGGATAATCGGGGCAAGACCGAGTTCGACAACCCGTTCGGTGTGTTCGACCCGGTCACGTTCAATACGGTGGGGCAGCAGCAATACAGCAAGTTTGACCTGAGCAGCCTGGGCACCTACGTCGACGCCCGCATCAACCAGACCTGGAAAATCCGCCTGGAACTGGGCCACAGCGAGAACCGCGAGAAGACGCTGGATAAGTTGAGCGACGATCACTACGTGTTCAACACCTACCGCGACTCGGTCAATTGGCAGAACGACCTGACGCTGGACGACCGCAACAGCCTGATGCTGGGTGGCGATTGGTACGAAGACCGCGTCAACAGCAGCACAGCGTTCGACGAGGACAGCCGCTGGAACCGCGCGGCGTTCATTCAGCATCGCTTCAAAGGCGAGCACTTCTCCACCGAACTGGGCCTGCGCCACGATCAGAATGAGCAGTTCGGCAGCCAGAACACGTGGAGTGGCACCCTCATCGTTCCGCTCAATGACGCCAACGACGTGCTGCTTTCCTACAGCGAAGGCTTCCGCGCGCCGACGTTCAATGATCTGTATTACCCGGACTTCAGCAACCCGAATCTCAAGCCCGAGCACTCCAAAACCTACGAGCTGCAATGGCGCACTCGCCTGAGCGAAACGGCCCGGCTTGAAGCCTCGCTCTATCGCACTGATCTTCAGGATGCGATTGCCCTCGACAGCGACTTTCGCCCTCAGAACATTGGTTCGGCAAGGATCAATGGTTTCGAAGCGTCGTTTGAGCAGCAATTGTTCGGCTGGACCGGCAAGCTCGGCGGCTCGGTCATCGACCCGCGTGACCGTGACACTGGGCATACGCTCAACCGCCGCGCCCGCCGCACCCTGAACCTCGATCTTGATCGCCAGTTCGATCGCCTCGGCGTCGGCGCCAGTTGGAAGGCGGTCAGCGACAGCTACAACGAAGAGGCCAATACCCAGCATATCGGCGGCTATGCGTTGTTCGGGTTGCGCAGCAGCTGGAAAGCCAGCGACGAAGTGAAGCTGGAATTCAAGCTGGATAACGCCCTGGACAAACGCTACAGCCGCACGCTGTACAGCTTTGATGGCAGCAATTACGGCTATCGCGAAGAGGGTCGGACGTGGATGCTTGGCGTGACCTGGACGCCGGAGCTGTAG
- the dxs gene encoding 1-deoxy-D-xylulose-5-phosphate synthase: MPTTFKEIPRERPSTPLLDKAATPDGLRRLGEAELEALADELRLELLYTVGQTGGHFGAGLGVIELTVALHYVFDTPDDRLVWDVGHQAYPHKILTGRREQMSTLRQKGGVAAFPRRGESEYDTFGVGHSSTSISAALGMAIASRLQGSERKSIAVIGDGALTAGMAFEALNHAPEVSADMLVILNDNDMSISRNVGGLSNYLAKILSSRTYTSMREGSKKVLSRLPGAWEIARRTEEYAKGMLVPGTLFEELGWNYIGPIDGHDLPILIATLRNMRDLKGPQFLHVVTKKGKGFAPAEVDPIGYHAITKLDPLNAPVVPKKAGGPKYSGVFGQWLCDMAEADERLVGITPAMKEGSDLVAFSERFPERYFDVAIAEQHAVTLAAGMACEGAKPVVAIYSTFLQRGYDQLIHDVAVQNLDVLFAIDRAGLVGEDGPTHAGSFDLSYLRCIPGMLIMTPSDENELRKMLTTGYLFKGPAAVRYPRGNGPDAVIESSLDPLEIGKGVVRRQGSKVAMLVFGVQLTEALIVAEKLDATVVDMRFVKPLDEALVREMAGSHDLLVTIEENTIMGGAGAAVSEFLARENILKSVLHLGLPDVYVEHAKPAQMLAECGLDAAGIEASINQRLLKM; this comes from the coding sequence ATGCCCACGACGTTCAAAGAGATTCCCCGCGAGCGCCCGTCAACGCCGCTGCTCGATAAGGCAGCGACGCCGGACGGCCTGCGCCGCTTAGGTGAAGCAGAGCTTGAAGCCCTGGCGGACGAACTGCGCCTGGAGCTGCTCTATACCGTTGGCCAGACTGGCGGCCATTTCGGCGCCGGCCTCGGCGTCATCGAACTGACCGTGGCCTTGCACTACGTCTTCGATACCCCCGACGACCGGCTGGTCTGGGACGTCGGTCATCAGGCGTACCCGCACAAGATCCTCACGGGTCGTCGCGAGCAGATGTCGACCCTGCGGCAGAAAGGCGGTGTGGCGGCATTCCCGCGTCGCGGCGAGAGCGAATACGACACCTTTGGCGTCGGTCACTCCAGCACCTCTATCAGCGCCGCGCTGGGCATGGCGATCGCCTCCCGGCTGCAAGGCAGTGAGCGCAAGTCCATTGCTGTGATCGGCGACGGCGCACTGACCGCCGGCATGGCCTTCGAGGCGCTGAACCACGCGCCCGAAGTCAGCGCCGACATGCTGGTGATCCTCAACGACAACGATATGTCGATCTCGCGCAACGTCGGCGGGCTGTCGAACTATCTGGCGAAAATCCTCTCAAGCCGCACTTACACCAGCATGCGCGAAGGCAGCAAGAAAGTGCTGTCGCGTCTGCCCGGCGCGTGGGAAATCGCCCGCCGCACCGAGGAGTACGCCAAAGGCATGCTGGTACCCGGCACGCTGTTCGAAGAGCTGGGCTGGAACTACATCGGCCCTATCGACGGCCACGACCTGCCTATCCTGATCGCCACCCTTCGCAACATGCGCGACCTCAAGGGTCCGCAGTTTCTGCACGTGGTCACCAAGAAAGGTAAGGGCTTTGCACCGGCCGAGGTCGACCCGATCGGCTATCACGCGATCACCAAGCTTGACCCGCTGAACGCCCCTGTCGTGCCCAAAAAAGCCGGCGGCCCCAAGTATTCCGGCGTGTTCGGCCAGTGGCTGTGCGACATGGCCGAAGCGGACGAACGTCTGGTCGGCATTACGCCTGCGATGAAAGAAGGCTCGGACCTGGTCGCGTTCAGCGAACGTTTCCCGGAGCGCTATTTCGACGTCGCCATCGCCGAGCAGCACGCAGTAACGTTGGCCGCGGGCATGGCCTGTGAAGGCGCCAAGCCGGTCGTGGCGATTTATTCAACGTTCCTGCAGCGTGGTTACGATCAACTGATTCATGACGTTGCCGTGCAGAATCTGGACGTGCTGTTCGCCATCGACCGCGCGGGCCTGGTGGGCGAAGACGGCCCGACCCACGCCGGCAGTTTCGATCTGTCGTACCTGCGCTGCATCCCCGGCATGCTGATCATGACGCCGAGCGATGAAAACGAACTGCGCAAGATGCTCACCACCGGTTACCTGTTCAAAGGCCCCGCCGCTGTGCGTTACCCGCGCGGCAATGGCCCCGATGCCGTGATCGAGAGCAGTCTTGACCCGCTGGAAATCGGCAAGGGCGTGGTTCGTCGTCAAGGCAGCAAAGTTGCAATGCTGGTGTTCGGTGTGCAGTTGACCGAGGCGCTGATTGTGGCTGAGAAGCTCGATGCAACCGTGGTCGACATGCGTTTCGTCAAACCGCTGGACGAGGCACTGGTGCGCGAAATGGCCGGCAGCCACGACTTGCTCGTGACGATCGAAGAAAACACCATCATGGGCGGCGCGGGTGCGGCGGTCAGCGAGTTCCTGGCGCGGGAGAACATTCTCAAGTCGGTGCTGCACTTGGGTCTGCCGGATGTGTACGTCGAGCACGCCAAGCCGGCGCAGATGCTGGCCGAATGCGGGCTGGATGCTGCCGGGATTGAAGCGTCGATCAACCAGCGCCTGCTGAAGATGTAG
- the ispA gene encoding (2E,6E)-farnesyl diphosphate synthase produces the protein MIAAYQALSQARVNAALETLFDAPAPELTRLYAAMRYSVTNGGKRVRPLLVYAACEALGGNAEHANGAACAVELIHAYSLVHDDLPAMDDDDLRRGLPTTHKAFDEACAILAGDGLQTLAFSVLSDNALTPQNAETRLKMVATLARASGPAGMVGGQAIDLGSVGLKLDQKALEFMHRHKTGALIEASVRLGALASGNATQVQLDSLQIYAHAIGLAFQVQDDILDVESDTATLGKRQGADIARDKPTYPALLGLEEAKHYALELRDQALVALRPFDGAAEPLRALARYIVERRH, from the coding sequence ATGATCGCGGCGTATCAGGCACTCAGCCAGGCTCGCGTCAACGCGGCGCTGGAGACTCTGTTCGATGCGCCCGCCCCTGAATTGACCCGCCTTTACGCCGCCATGCGCTACAGCGTCACCAATGGCGGCAAGCGCGTGCGCCCGCTGCTGGTTTACGCCGCGTGCGAAGCCTTGGGCGGCAATGCCGAGCACGCCAACGGCGCGGCCTGCGCCGTCGAGCTGATCCACGCGTATTCGCTGGTGCACGACGACCTGCCGGCCATGGACGACGACGATTTACGTCGCGGCCTGCCCACCACCCACAAAGCCTTTGACGAAGCCTGTGCGATCCTCGCCGGCGACGGTCTGCAGACCCTGGCCTTCAGCGTGCTGAGCGATAACGCCCTCACCCCGCAGAACGCCGAGACCCGGCTGAAAATGGTCGCCACCCTCGCCCGTGCATCCGGCCCTGCCGGCATGGTCGGCGGACAGGCCATCGATCTGGGCTCGGTCGGGCTCAAGCTTGACCAGAAGGCGCTGGAGTTCATGCATCGGCACAAGACCGGCGCACTGATCGAGGCCAGCGTCAGGCTCGGTGCTCTGGCCAGCGGCAACGCCACCCAGGTCCAGCTCGATTCGCTGCAGATCTACGCCCACGCCATCGGCCTGGCGTTTCAGGTGCAGGACGACATTCTCGACGTCGAAAGCGATACCGCCACGCTGGGCAAACGCCAGGGCGCCGACATCGCTCGCGACAAGCCGACATACCCGGCGCTGTTGGGCCTGGAAGAAGCCAAGCATTACGCCCTTGAGTTGCGCGATCAGGCCCTCGTGGCGCTGCGACCGTTCGACGGGGCCGCGGAGCCCTTACGCGCGTTGGCCCGTTATATCGTCGAGCGCCGCCACTAG
- a CDS encoding exodeoxyribonuclease VII small subunit: MARKKAALDFEQSLTDLQTLVERLENGELSLEDSLTAFEQGIRLTRECQSALAQAEQKVQVLLERDGELAEEPFDAEQPE; encoded by the coding sequence ATGGCCCGCAAGAAAGCTGCACTGGATTTCGAACAGTCCCTCACGGATTTGCAAACGCTCGTCGAGCGTCTGGAGAACGGTGAGCTGTCGCTGGAAGACTCACTCACCGCCTTCGAACAAGGCATCCGCCTGACCCGCGAGTGCCAGAGCGCGCTGGCCCAGGCCGAGCAGAAGGTGCAGGTCTTGCTGGAGCGCGACGGCGAACTGGCCGAAGAGCCGTTCGACGCGGAACAGCCGGAATGA
- the nfsB gene encoding oxygen-insensitive NAD(P)H nitroreductase yields MQLTSLAKSRYTTKAYDASRKIPQETINELLEQLRHSPSSVNSQPWHFIVASDEQGKARVAKSAEGGFVYNEAKMLNASHVIVFCTRTEMPESHLEAVLAQEATDGRFANDEAKAGQDKSRRGYVNMHKFDQKDVQHWMEKQTYLALGTLLLGAASLGLDATPMEGFDFKKLDEELGLRDKGFTSLVVASLGYRSDSDFNAKLPKSRLPAETVFTFL; encoded by the coding sequence ATGCAACTGACCTCGCTCGCAAAATCGCGCTACACCACCAAAGCCTACGATGCCTCACGCAAGATCCCGCAGGAGACGATTAACGAGTTGCTGGAACAACTGCGTCACAGCCCGTCGTCGGTGAACTCGCAGCCCTGGCACTTCATCGTTGCCTCCGATGAGCAGGGCAAAGCGCGCGTGGCCAAGTCGGCCGAGGGTGGCTTTGTCTACAACGAGGCGAAGATGCTCAATGCCTCCCACGTGATCGTGTTCTGCACCCGCACCGAGATGCCTGAATCTCACCTTGAAGCAGTACTGGCCCAGGAAGCGACTGACGGGCGCTTTGCCAACGATGAGGCAAAGGCTGGTCAAGACAAGAGCCGTCGTGGCTACGTGAACATGCACAAGTTCGATCAGAAGGACGTGCAGCACTGGATGGAGAAGCAGACCTATCTGGCGCTGGGCACGCTGCTGCTGGGCGCGGCATCGCTGGGACTGGACGCGACGCCGATGGAAGGTTTCGATTTCAAGAAGCTCGACGAAGAACTGGGCCTGCGTGACAAGGGGTTCACCAGCCTGGTCGTGGCCAGCCTGGGCTACCGCAGCGACAGTGATTTCAACGCCAAACTGCCGAAATCACGCCTGCCGGCCGAGACGGTGTTTACCTTCCTGTAA